One window of the Eucalyptus grandis isolate ANBG69807.140 chromosome 6, ASM1654582v1, whole genome shotgun sequence genome contains the following:
- the LOC104451140 gene encoding uncharacterized acetyltransferase At3g50280, translated as MTPPPPPPPPQSTTVRYISDCLIKPHRLPPHSDRPRQLAPWELAMLAIHYIQKGLLFPLPPHCLDPGFDRPAFIHSFLDKLKRSLSSALSHFYPLAGRLATLKHTDPPLHTVFVDCADSPGARFIHAALLDMTVADILSPTYVPSIVHSFFDHNWAVNHDGHSLSLLSAQVTELADGVFIGLSMNHSIGDGTSFWLFFNSWSEIFQAQQKGDVDVVQLSRPPVLTRWFPENHPGSVSLPSADDPSSFHPRYRVPDLRERVFHFSADAIASLKAEANRQCGTPKISSFQSLTALLWRCITRARCLPPSQVTSCRVISNNRARLDPPLPPEYFGNPVTMLRAATTAGELLGGDLGWAALLLHALVAEHGNAKVLEWNEEWIKSPQVYRLDRTFDPCSIIMSSSPRFNMYGNDFGLGKAAAPRSGCANKIDGKVTSYPGREGGGSIDLEICLSPATMASLEADAEFMAAVTDL; from the coding sequence atgactcctcctcctcctcctcctcctcctcaatccACCACCGTCCGGTACATCTCCGACTGTCTCATAAAACCACACCGGCTTCCCCCACATTCAGACCGCCCTCGGCAGTTGGCGCCGTGGGAGCTCGCCATGCTGGCCATCCACTACATCCAAAAGGGGCTCctcttccccctccctcctcaCTGCCTCGACCCCGGCTTCGACCGCCCCGCTTTCATCCATTCCTTCTTGGACAAGCTCAAGCGCTCCCTCTCCTCCGCCCTCTCCCACTTCTACCCGCTCGCCGGCCGCCTCGCCACCCTCAAGCACACCGACCCCCCCCTCCACACCGTCTTCGTCGACTGCGCCGACAGCCCTGGTGCCCGCTTCATCCACGCTGCGCTCCTTGACATGACCGTGGCCGACATCCTCTCCCCGACGTACGTCCCGTCCATCGTCCATTCCTTCTTCGACCACAACTGGGCGGTCAACCACGACGGCCACTCCCTGTCCCTGCTGTCCGCTCAGGTCACCGAGCTCGCTGACGGCGTCTTCATCGGGCTCTCCATGAACCACTCCATCGGCGACGGCACCTCCTTCTGGCTCTTTTTCAACTCGTGGTCCGAGATCTTCCAAGCGCAacagaaaggcgacgtcgatgTCGTCCAGCTATCGCGTCCCCCGGTCCTGACCCGCTGGTTCCCTGAGAACCACCCCGGCTCGGTAAGCCTGCCTTCCGCGGACGACCCCTCGTCGTTCCACCCCCGCTACCGAGTCCCCGATCTCAGGGAGCGAGTCTTTCACTTCTCCGCCGACGCCATCGCGAGTCTCAAGGCGGAGGCGAACCGGCAATGCGGCACCCCCAAGATCTCGTCCTTCCAGTCCCTGACTGCCCTGCTATGGCGGTGCATCACGCGCGCTCGCTGCCTGCCGCCCAGCCAGGTCACAAGCTGCCGGGTGATCTCGAACAATCGGGCGAGGCTAGACCCCCCGCTCCCGCCGGAATACTTCGGGAACCCGGTCACGATGTTgagggcggcgacgacggcggggGAGCTGCTAGGCGGCGACCTTGGGTGGGCGGCGCTGCTGCTGCATGCGTTGGTGGCGGAGCACGGCAACGCGAAGGTGCTCGAGTGGAACGAGGAGTGGATAAAGAGCCCGCAGGTGTACCGTCTGGACCGGACGTTCGATCCGTGCAGCATCATCATGTCGAGCTCGCCGCGGTTCAACATGTATGGCAACGACTTCGGGCTGGGGAAGGCCGCGGCTCCGCGAAGTGGGTGTGCCAACAAGATCGACGGCAAGGTCACAAGCTATCCGGGCCGCGAGGGAGGCGGAAGCATCGACCTCGAGATCTGCCTTTCGCCGGCCACGATGGCGTCTCTCGAAGCTGACGCTGAATTCATGGCTGCCGTGACGGATTTGTAG
- the LOC104447874 gene encoding polyadenylate-binding protein 2 encodes MAQIQAQHQAAAAGAIGGPNGVPAAGAGGASPYLSTSLYVGDLDFTVNDSQLYDLFNQVGQVVSVRVCRDLSTRRSLGYGYVNYSDPQDAARALDALNFTLVNNKAIRVMYSHRDPSIRKSGAANIFIKNLDKAIDHKALHETFSTFGNILSCKVANDAQGQSKGYGFVQFNNEESAQNAIDKLNGMLINDKQVYVGHFLRKQERDTALNKTKFNNVYVKNLSESTTDEDLKRTFGEYGPITSAVVMKDGEGKSKCFGFVNFENADDAAKAVDSLNGKKIDEKEWYVGRAQKKSERELELKARFEQSMKETVDKFQGVNLYVKNLNDSIDDEKLKELFSEFGTITSCKVMRDPNGISRGSGFVAFSSPDEAARALAGMNNKMVVSKPLYVALAQRKEERRARLQAQFSQMRPIAMAPSVGPRMPMYPPGAPGLGQQFLYGQGPPAIIPPQAGFGYHQQLVPGMRPGGAPMPNYFVPLVQQGQQGQRPGGRRGAGPVQQNQQPVPLMQQQMLPRGRMYRYPGRNLQEVPMAGSGGMFPVPYGMGDMALREPSVPQPLPITALATALANSSPEQQRTLLGESLYPLVDQLEHDNAAKVTGMLLEMDQTEVLHLLESPDALKAKVEEAMDVLRSSAPQQQQANNPVDQLAGLSLSDNLVS; translated from the exons ATGGCGCAGATTCAGGCGCAACATCAGGCCGCCGCCGCGGGGGCGATCGGCGGCCCGAACGGCGTCCCGGCGGCCGGCGCCGGGGGCGCGAGCCCGTATCTCTCGACGTCGCTGTACGTCGGGGACCTGGACTTCACCGTCAACGACTCGCAGCTCTACGATCTGTTCAACCAGGTCGGCCAGGTCGTCTCCGTGAGGGTTTGCCGGGATCTGAGCACCCGCCGGTCCCTGGGCTATGGCTACGTGAACTATAGCGACCCTCAGGATG CGGCAAGGGCCTTGGATGCACTAAATTTCACTCTAGTGAATAACAAGGCCATTCGAGTTATGTATTCCCATAGGGATCCTAGCATCCGCAAGAGTGGAGCTGCGAACATATTTATCAAG AATCTGGACAAGGCGATTGACCACAAAGCACTGCACGAAACTTTTTCTACATTTGGCAACATTCTTTCCTGCAAAGTGGCCAATGATGCTCAAGGCCAATCAAAGGGTTATGGATTCGTTCAATTTAATAATGAAGAATCAGCTCAAAATGCAATAGATAAGTTGAATGGAATGCTGATCAACGATAAACAAGTTTATGTTGGACACTTTCTCCGCAAGCAAGAAAGGGATACTGCTCTTAACAAGACAAAATTCAACAATGTGTATGTAAAAAACTTATCAGAATCGACTACAGATGAGGATTTGAAGAGGACATTTGGTGAGTATGGGCCCATAACCAGTGCTGTAGTAATGAAAGATGGAGAGGGTAAATCAAAATGTTTTGGATTTgtcaattttgaaaatgcagATGATGCTGCCAAAGCAGTTGACTCTTTGAATGGTAAGAAGATTGATGAGAAGGAATGGTATGTTGGAAGAGCCCAGAAAAAGTCTGAAAGAGAGCTCGAACTGAAAGCACGGTTTGAGCAGAGCATGAAGGAAACAGTAGACAAATTTCAAGGTGTAAATCTCTATGTTAAGAATCTCAATGACAGCATTGATGATGAGAAACTCAAGGAATTGTTCTCAGAGTTTGGAACAATTACTTCCTGTAAG GTTATGCGTGATCCTAATGGAATTAGCAGGGGCTCTGgatttgtggcattctcatctCCTGATGAAGCAGCTCGAGCT CTTGCTGGTATGAATAATAAGATGGTTGTCAGCAAACCTCTATATGTTGCACTTgcccaaaggaaagaagagagaagagcaaGATTGCAG GCACAGTTCTCGCAGATGAGACCCATCGCTATGGCACCATCTGTTGGTCCTCGAATGCCTATGTATCCTCCTGGTGCTCCAGGCTTGGGGCAACAGTTTTTATATGGCCAAGGTCCACCTGCCATAATTCCTCCACAG GCTGGATTTGGTTATCATCAGCAACTTGTTCCTGGGATGAGGCCTGGTGGGGCTCCTATGCCCAATTACTTTGTTCCCCTTGTCCAACAGGGTCAACAGGGTCAACGTCCTGGAGGACGACGGGGAGCAGGTCCTGTGCAACAAAATCAGCAGCCTGTGCCGTTGATGCAGCAGCAG ATGCTCCCAAGAGGACGCATGTATCGGTACCCTGGTCGCAATTTGCAGGAAGTGCCAATGGCAGGTTCCGGAGGCATGTTTCCTGTTCCTTATGGCATGGGTGACATGGCTTTGCGGGAGCCTTCGGTTCCACAACCCTTGCCAATCACAGCGCTGGCTACAGCGCTTGCAAATTCTTCACCTGAACAGCAGAGAACA CTGCTGGGTGAAAGTTTATACCCATTGGTGGATCAGCTGGAGCACGATAATGCAGCCAAAGTGACtggcatgcttttggaaatggacCAGACTGAGGTTTTGCATCTGCTCGAGTCACCGGATGCACTGAAGGCAAAGGTCGAGGAGGCAATGGATGTCCTGAGGAGCAGCGCTCCTCAGCAGCAGCAGGCTAACAACCCAGTGGATCAGCTGGCTGGTCTATCCTTGAGTGATAACCTTGTCTCTTAA